One candidate division WOR-3 bacterium genomic window, AGGATCATTGACCTTGTTGAAGAGGAGTTAAAAGAAACTCAGGGTCTATTTTCGAGAAGATATCTTGTTAACAATAAACCTTCTATTTTCTACACTTTTTACAATACTTATCATCCGGAGATCCTTTTTGTTGGGCACCTTGATGTGGTAAGTGGAAGGGATGAGGACTTTGTACCCCGCCGCGAAGGTGACCTGCTCTACGGGAGAGGCTCCATAGATATGAAGGGTTCTTGTGCTGTTATGATAGAACTTATTAAGGCTTTGTCTAAGGAAAAGGATAGCCCCAACGTAGGATTTCTATTTACGACGGATGAGGAAGTGGGCAGCGAAAATGGGGTTAAATATCTTGTCGAAAAAGAAGGGATTGGCGGAGAGTTTGTTATAATACCTGATGGTGGGGAGGACTTTCAGCTTGTTATAGAGGGGAAGGGGGTTTTTCATGTAAAAATTGTAGCCCACGGCGTTGCTACCCATGGCTCAAGGATTTTCGCAGGCGAAAATGCCCTTGATAAACTTGTCCAGATTTACAATGAATTAAAATCGCACTTTCATCCTGAACCCTGCGGTGATCCCGACCATTGGCATAATACGATAAACCTAGGTAAAATGGTGGGAGGTGATTCCGTTAATAGGGTTCCAGATTACGGTGAGATGTATCTTGACATTCGCTTTGTGCATCCTTTTACTGTAAAAAAGATGGAAGAACTATTAAAGGGCATCCTTTCAAAGTACAAAGGGGTTGAATATGAACTTATTTCAACAGGTGAAACAGTTTTTACGCCAAAGGATAACCCTTATCTTTTGAGGTACAAGAGAATCGCTGAGGAAGTGTTAAATAGAAAGCTATCCTTCTCAAAAGAGCATGGTGCTACGGACGGACGGTTCTTCTCCGAGAGAGGGATGCCAGTTTTAATTACCGCACCAAAAGGCGGTAACATTCATGGCAATGACGAATGGGTGGATTTAAATTCCTTAGAGGCTCTGTTTAAAATCTTTTTCAGGTTTGTCAAAGAGAAATAGAACCCATCCGATTAGACTTATTATTACAGAGGTAAGGTAATAGAGGAGGGAAAGGAGCAAGGCCTTTTCCCTTCCTATTAGGTCTCCATAAAGAATTATAAATGCACCTTCTCTCAGTCCGAGCCCCGAGATAGTAACAGGGATCATCATTACAAAATTGATAATGGGCAAAAGAAGAATGCTTTCCCATATCGGTATTTTTACCTTTAATCCAAAACTGATAACTATTGGAACAAGAGAGAATAGGAGCTGGATGAGTATGGAAATGGGGAGTGTCTTCAGTATCAAAGGCCATTCATCGCGGTATTCATAGATTGAATTCAAAAATTTTAAAATGGGTGTTGTGATTTTATTTCGCTTAACTTTGTTTACCGTCTCGTAAAATTGTTTTGTAAAGAGCAAAAGGTTTATGGCTAAAAGGAGTAAAATCCCAATAATAGTGATATTTAGCAGCGCTTTTGTTTTCATAGTTAGTGTGATAGCGGCGATAATGAGATAGAAAAGTATCGCATAAAAGCCCGAGAGCCTGTCAATGAAGGTTGCGGCAAGTGCTATAGAAACTTTCCCACCTTTTCCTGCATAGATTGCTCTTACAACGTCGAGCCCTCCGGAGGGCAGGAAATTTCCGGCAAATATTGAAATAAGATAATACTTCAAGGCCTGTGATAAGGTGAGTACAATACTCCTCAATTTAAGGAAGATTACCCAACGATAGGCGGAAAGGAGTATTGCAATAAAATAAATAAGGGTAGCGGGTATCAGAAAGATATAATTGGCTGCCTTTATCTCGTGAATTATTGTACTCCACTTTAAACGGGTTAGGATCAAAATAAGAAGCCCCAGTGAAACAGCAATTTTTATCACATTTGATAATTTCTTCATAGCCCTTCCCCAATTAACAAAAGAAGTTTTTTCGTTTGTTCTCGAAGTTCGAGGTTGTTCAATTCTTTCCAGTCCTTAGATAGAATAAAATTAATTTCTGCTCGGGTCCCATCATTAATGGGAACGCCTATCTCACCGTTTTCCAGACAAGACCTGCAAACTGAAATTTTTAGTTCTTCCAGGAAATAGTCAGCCTTTCTTTGCTTGCATCTTTGACAGGATTCAAATTGAGGAAGTAACCCTTCTTTCTGTAAATACCTAACTATGAAGAAGCCATAAAGGAGCGAGTTTATTCTCTCCGCTTTGTCAAGGAATCTCAAAAAGTCGAGGAGTTCATCGTAACTCTCTTGACCACTGCCCTGAGGGATGGTTTTAATTAAGAATTGAGAGACTTTTGATGCAAGCTCATATTTGCTATAATTCTCGTATATCCCCGGGAAGCGCTTGAGAATCTTGCCCTCTTTTACAATGTTAAATTCCCTTTCGGGTTTGTAGTAAAAAATGAGTTCGCTTTCCGAAAAAAGTTCGAAGGACATCCTCAAAGGAGATTTTAATCTTTTTGCACCCTTAGCAAGAAATTTCATCATACCATCTTCCTTTGTTATTGCAGAAAGAATTAGAGAGGTTTCCATGAAATCATCGGTTCTCAAAATTATCGCCCTGTCCTTTTTCAGCATTTATCTTTAATTCTAATGACACATTCCAGGATTTTTTGTCCTTCCAGCCGATAGCTATTTTAAAAGGCATAGAATGAATAGCAAAATTTCCTGCAACCCTATATTCGAAGGCACTGATTGTTGGATAGTAAAACACTTTGAGGTTTATTGCCTCATAAAAGGTGCTAAGCGTGATTCTTTCAGTCTGCCCTTTTAGATACTGGATGAATAAATTTCTCGAGTAAATTTTCACTGAGTATATTTCTGGATATTTTTCTGTGAGGGTTGCGCGAACGTCAAAGGCACAACCGGATGGTAAAGTTTGTGAGTACTGCAAATAAGAGGCATTATCAAATTCCTTGTTGCTTAATTTCAGGTAAAAACTATTTCCTGTTTGAAAAGCTCTTGAAATTCCAAAGTCCACAAAGAACTTTTTATCTACTAATTTTGCCTGGGCGGAAAGGTTTAAATTTTTCTCTTTAAAATGCAACCGTAAGACCGCTGTTTTGTTTAGCGAAGATAAAAAAGTATAG contains:
- a CDS encoding M20/M25/M40 family metallo-hydrolase, whose translation is MKENIAMLLEKLIRVKSVSDNLPELSRIIDLVEEELKETQGLFSRRYLVNNKPSIFYTFYNTYHPEILFVGHLDVVSGRDEDFVPRREGDLLYGRGSIDMKGSCAVMIELIKALSKEKDSPNVGFLFTTDEEVGSENGVKYLVEKEGIGGEFVIIPDGGEDFQLVIEGKGVFHVKIVAHGVATHGSRIFAGENALDKLVQIYNELKSHFHPEPCGDPDHWHNTINLGKMVGGDSVNRVPDYGEMYLDIRFVHPFTVKKMEELLKGILSKYKGVEYELISTGETVFTPKDNPYLLRYKRIAEEVLNRKLSFSKEHGATDGRFFSERGMPVLITAPKGGNIHGNDEWVDLNSLEALFKIFFRFVKEK
- a CDS encoding lysylphosphatidylglycerol synthase transmembrane domain-containing protein, with amino-acid sequence MKKLSNVIKIAVSLGLLILILTRLKWSTIIHEIKAANYIFLIPATLIYFIAILLSAYRWVIFLKLRSIVLTLSQALKYYLISIFAGNFLPSGGLDVVRAIYAGKGGKVSIALAATFIDRLSGFYAILFYLIIAAITLTMKTKALLNITIIGILLLLAINLLLFTKQFYETVNKVKRNKITTPILKFLNSIYEYRDEWPLILKTLPISILIQLLFSLVPIVISFGLKVKIPIWESILLLPIINFVMMIPVTISGLGLREGAFIILYGDLIGREKALLLSLLYYLTSVIISLIGWVLFLFDKPEKDFKQSL
- the recO gene encoding DNA repair protein RecO — translated: MLKKDRAIILRTDDFMETSLILSAITKEDGMMKFLAKGAKRLKSPLRMSFELFSESELIFYYKPEREFNIVKEGKILKRFPGIYENYSKYELASKVSQFLIKTIPQGSGQESYDELLDFLRFLDKAERINSLLYGFFIVRYLQKEGLLPQFESCQRCKQRKADYFLEELKISVCRSCLENGEIGVPINDGTRAEINFILSKDWKELNNLELREQTKKLLLLIGEGL